The following proteins are co-located in the Malus sylvestris chromosome 13, drMalSylv7.2, whole genome shotgun sequence genome:
- the LOC126597299 gene encoding putative F-box protein At1g47790, with product MEVAEDEGDDVPKIPSLFTELPNEIIWFQILPKLPAKSLMRFKCVSKAWFALITRNPSFLSAYRNLHSNRNTSLLLLDLRNIDTKQQHIMSLHINQDGSPSPAGATHLLTLEPQEYSLPNVLCTNGLACFIFIHEHRIRVFNPCTRESITLPSTSNSPTSYQSTSPDVKPWGAEIGYGFGFSPTTDEYMVVQLELCRFLHQEPANFYRVDASINLQVFTLGSAEPWRRVEVEHDDLPFDHTFWRIDMKSVCLHGAIHWTHDEEKCVVVYDLGEQRFRVIPFPPEFDGNSHHFWAIVDVGGCLALTYDKETTSTSYLAGLELWILKDYQDQVWVKEVFAVTYSLHSFTTYPYSCLCAIHTGEILIESGALSQAFLHFYDMKNQSFRESSIVVPEWLCRKDASIRWDVISCYDETIAPVK from the coding sequence ATGGAAGTAGCTGAAGACGAAGGCGATGATGTTCCGAAAATTCCATCACTATTTACGGAGCTCCCAAATGAAATCATATGGTTTCAGATACTCCCAAAGCTACCAGCCAAGTCTCTGATGCGGTTCAAATGTGTTTCCAAGGCGTGGTTCGCTCTCATCACCCGAAACCCTTCCTTTCTCAGTGCCTACCGAAACCTGCATTCCAATCGAAACACCAGTCTCCTCCTCCTCGATCTCAGGAACATTGACACAAAGCAGCAACACATTATGTCCCTCCATATCAACCAAGATGGCAGTCCCTCACCCGCCGGCGCCACCCACCTTCTAACACTAGAGCCCCAAGAGTACAGTCTCCCCAATGTACTGTGTACCAACGGCTTGGCTTGTTTTATCTTTATTCATGAGCACCGCATTCGCGTATTTAATCCCTGCACCCGAGAGTCCATAACCCTTCCCTCCACTTCCAATTCACCCACCAGCTACCAATCTACTTCACCGGACGTCAAACCCTGGGGAGCCGAGATTGGATATGGCTTTGGATTTAGTCCCACTACAGACGAGTATATGGTTGTTCAACTCGAGCTATGCAGGTTTTTACACCAAGAGCCTGCGAATTTTTACAGGGTTGATGCAAGTATTAACCTCCAGGTTTTCACACTGGGTAGTGCAGAGCCGTGGAGGCGCGTAGAGGTGGAGCACGATGATCTCCCATTTGATCATACTTTTTGGCGCATTGACATGAAAAGTGTGTGCCTCCATGGAGCCATACATTGGACACATGACGAAGAGAAATGTGTAGTGGTATATGACCTTGGAGAGCAAAGATTCAGAGTCATCCCATTTCCTCCAGAATTTGATGGTAACAGCCATCATTTTTGGGCAATTGTTGATGTGGGCGGATGTCTAGCGCTCACATATGACAAGGAGACGACTTCAACTTCATATTTAGCAGGGTTAGAGTTGTGGATTTTGAAGGACTATCAGGATCAAGTATGGGTTAAGGAGGTTTTCGCCGTTACATATTCTTTGCATTCGTTTACAACATACCCTTACAGTTGCTTATGTGCAATCCACACCGGTGAGATCTTGATAGAATCCGGAGCACTATCCCAAGCATTTCTTCATTTTTACGATATGAAGAATCAAAGCTTCCGGGAAAGTTCAATCGTTGTGCCTGAATGGCTATGTAGGAAGGATGCTAGTATTAGATGGGACGTTATTTCTTGTTATGATGAAACGATTGCCCCCGTGAAATGA
- the LOC126596602 gene encoding ankyrin repeat-containing protein At2g01680-like, with protein MDSKSVLFLTHQSFFTAVRSGDLAALSRVVEKLAKDEPSSNGSLVSDLMAMQNDAGETALYMAAYNNLEEVFGYLLKLCGVEVVKIRSKLDMNAFHVAAKRGHLGIVKALLGIWPELCKLCDSSNTSPLYSAAVQDHLDVVSAILDADISSLRIVRKNGKTALHTAARYGLPRIGKALIERDRGIVCIKDKKGQTALHMAVKGQCTPVVEEILDADTSILNERDKKGNTAVHIATRKCRPEIVSVLLSYRSIDVNAINNHYETARDLADKLPYGESRLEITEALAEAGAKYAKHVGQVDEAMELKRTVSDIKHEVHSQLMQNETTQRRVSGIAKELKKLHREAVQNTTNSITVVAVLFASIAFLAIFNLPGQYVKSGAEAGKANIADEVGFKLFYLLNATSLFISLAVVVVQITLVAWETGAQKQVVSVVNKLMWAACACTCGAFLSIAFVVVGEGSSWMAITITVVGVPILIGTLASMCYFVFRHHFGAFRRDSQRRIKRASGSKSFSRSFYSANISDLDDEYNSDREKIYAL; from the exons ATGGACTCAAAGTCCGTGCTTTTCCTGACCCACCAATCCTTCTTCACCGCCGTCCGATCCGGCGACCTTGCGGCGCTGAGTCGGGTGGTGGAGAAGCTCGCCAAGGACGAGCCCTCCTCAAATGGGTCGCTGGTATCTGATCTGATGGCGATGCAGAACGACGCCGGTGAGACTGCGCTGTACATGGCCGCGTACAATAATCTGGAGGAGGTGTTTGGTTACTTGCTCAAGCTCTGCGGTGTCGAGGTTGTCAAGATCAGGTCCAAGCTTGATATGAACGCCTTTCATGTCGCAGCTAAGCGTGGCCACTTGG GTATTGTGAAGGCACTATTGGGAATTTGGCCTGAGCTTTGTAAGCTGTGTGACTCGTCAAACACTAGCCCTCTTTATTCAGCTGCCGTTCAGGACCATTTAGATGTAGTCAGCGCCATCTTGGATGCCGACATCAGCTCACTGAGGATAGTAAGGAAAAATGGTAAAACTGCATTACATACAGCTGCAAGGTATGGCTTGCCCCGTATTGGGAAAGCACTTATAGAACGAGATCGAGGAATAGTCTGCATAAAGGATAAGAAGGGTCAAACTGCACTTCATATGGCCGTAAAAGGTCAGTGCACTCCAGTTGTAGAGGAGATATTGGATGCTGACACTTCTATACTGAATGAACGTGACAAGAAGGGCAACACAGCTGTGCATATAGCCACAAGAAAATGCCGTCCAGAG ATAGTGAGTGTTTTGCTGAGCTATAGGTCTATTGATGTCAACGCCATAAATAATCATTACGAAACTGCAAGGGATTTGGCAGATAAACTACCGTACGGAGAATCTAGATTAGAAATTACAGAAGCACTAGCGGAAGCTGGTGCCAAATATGCAAAACATGTTGGCCAAGTGGATGAAGCAATGGAGCTGAAGAGAACTGTGAGCGATATCAAGCATGAGGTGCACTCACAGCTCATGCAAAATGAAACAACTCAGCGGCGAGTTTCTGGCATTGCCAAAGAACTAAAGAAGCTTCATAGGGAAGCTGTCCAGAACACTACCAATTCTATCACAGTAGTTGCTGTTCTGTTTGCATCGATAGCTTTCTTGGCCATTTTTAACTTGCCTGGCCAATATGTAAAGTCTGGAGCGGAAGCAGGGAAGGCTAACATAGCCGATGAAGTTGGTTTCAAATTGTTCTACCTGTTGAATGCCACATCTCTTTTCATCTCGCTAGCAGTTGTTGTGGTTCAGATCACTTTGGTGGCCTGGGAAACTGGGGCTCAGAAGCAAGTCGTGTCAGTGGTGAACAAACTAATGTGGGCTGCCTGTGCTTGCACCTGCGGGGCATTTCTGTCGATAGCTTTTGTGGTGGTCGGAGAGGGGAGTTCATGGATGGCTATTACCATAACCGTTGTGGGAGTGCCCATCCTTATTGGAACTCTTGCAAGCATGTGCTACTTTGTTTTCAGACATCACTTTGGGGCTTTCCGGCGGGACTCTCAGAGGCGCATCAAACGGGCCAGTGGAAGCAAGTCCTTCTCGCGGTCCTTCTACTCGGCAAATATCTCAGATCTTGATGATGAATATAACTCCGACCGTGAAAAAATCTACGCTTTGTAA
- the LOC126596806 gene encoding probable calcium-binding protein CML25: MGFKSLFSRKKKSSPSSAAAADAPHPAFAPTHSRSPSFHSRAQIAELDQVFKKFDVNGDGKISSSELGAIMSSLGQPASDEELNGMISEVDSDGDGFINFKEFVELNTKGIDPDEALENLKDAFSVYDIDGNGSISVEELYKVLRSLGDECSMDECRKMIGGVDSDGDGMINFEEFKVMMMTGSRYTDPVSG, from the coding sequence ATGGGTTTCAAATCCCTCTTCTCCCGGAAGAAGAAATCCAGTCcctcctccgccgccgccgccgacGCACCCCACCCCGCCTTCGCCCCCACGCACTCGCGATCCCCCTCCTTCCACTCGCGCGCCCAGATCGCCGAGCTCGACCAGGTCTTCAAGAAATTTGACGTCAATGGCGACGGCAAGATCTCGTCGTCCGAGCTCGGAGCCATCATGAGCAGCCTGGGGCAGCCGGCCTCCGACGAGGAGCTCAACGGCATGATCTCCGAGGTCGATTCCGACGGCGACGGCTTCATCAACTTCAAAGAGTTCGTTGAGCTCAACACCAAAGGGATCGACCCGGACGAGGCGCTCGAGAATCTCAAGGACGCCTTCTCCGTCTACGACATTGACGGGAACGGCTCGATTTCGGTGGAGGAATTGTACAAAGTTCTCCGGAGCTTGGGGGACGAATGTTCGATGGACGAGTGCCGGAAGATGATCGGTGGCGTCGACAGTGACGGCGACGGTATGATCAATTTCGAGGAGTTTAAGGTCATGATGATGACGGGATCGCGTTACACTGATCCGGTTTCAGGTTGA
- the LOC126596805 gene encoding uncharacterized protein LOC126596805 produces the protein MAASKMLLASFTAFRPLTCAASASYPARLAPHPPDLIKWVRREGGFVHEGVKIAQDSSFGLGLVASEEIPKGSELIVLPEHVPLRFGLTESEGGDGVDSVLDNLARQVPEELWAMKLGLKLLQERAKTESFWWPYISSLPETFNIPIFFPGEDIKNLQYAPLLYQVNKRCRFLLDFEQEVKRALENLKPNDHPFGGQAVDASSLGWAMSAVSSRAFRLYGRKLPGGNYNDIPMMLPLIDMCNHSFNPNAAIVQDQDDRNMKMLVKVVAETEIKENDGLVLNYGCLNNDLFLLDYGFVIPSNPYDCIELKYDGALLDAASMAAGVSSPNFSAPSPWQKEILCQLKLDGEALLLKVCLGGSELVEGRLLAALRVVLADDKETVQKHDLNKLKSISAEAPLGIANELAAFRTVIALCVIALGHFPTKIMEDESLLSKGVSDSTQLAIQFRIQKKSVIIDVMRDLTKRVKFLASKETVATKG, from the exons ATGGCAGCTTCCAAGATGTTATTGGCTTCCTTCACCGCCTTCCGCCCTCTAACTTGCGCTGCCTCCGCCTCTTATCCTGCGCGCTTGGCCCCACACCCGCCGGACCTGATCAAGTGGGTCCGTCGGGAAGGAGGATTTGTGCACGAGGGCGTGAAGATAGCTCAAGACAGTTCCTTTGGTCTTGGATTGGTGGCTTCTGAGGAAATCCCAAAGGGTTCCGAACTAATTGTCCTTCCGGAGCACGTACCTTTGAGATTTGGCTTAACTGAATCGGAAGGCGGGGATGGGGTCGACTCTGTTCTCGACAATTTGGCTCGCCAAGTTCCTG AGGAACTATGGGCAATGAAATTGGGTTTGAAGCTTCTGCAAGAAAGAGCAAAAACTGAATCCTTCTGGTGGCCATACATCAGCAGCCTCCCTGAAACGTTCAATATACCCATCTTCTTCCCTGGCGAGGACATAAAGAATTTGCAGTATGCTCCACTTCTTTACCAG GTAAACAAGAGATGCAGATTTCTTCTTGATTTTGAACAAGAAGTCAAGCGTGCTCTGGAAAATCTGAAACCAAATGATCACCCTTTTGGTGGCCAAGCTGTAGATGCATCTTCTCTTGGATGGGCAATGTCAGCTGTTTCGTCTCGGGCATTCCGTTTATATGGTAGAAAACTTCCAGGCGGGAACTACAATGATATTCCGATGATGCTTCCTCTCATCGATATGTGCAACCACAGTTTCAACCCAAATGCTGCAATAGTTCAGGACCAAGATGACAGGAATATGAAGATGCTAGTAAag GTTGTAGCAGAAACAGAGATCAAGGAGAACGATGGTTTAGTACTCAACTATGGATGTTTAAATAATGATCTTTTCCTTCTGGATTATGGATTTGTGATACCTTCAAACCCCTATGATTGTATTGAACTCAAATATGATGGAGCACTTCTGGATGCTGCAAGTATGGCTGCCGGAGTATCATCGCCCAACTTCTCTGCACCATCTCCATGGCAGAAAGAAATCTTATGCCAGCTAAAGTTAGATGGGGAAGCTCTGCTTCTTAAG GTATGCTTAGGGGGCTCGGAACTGGTTGAGGGGCGCTTGTTGGCAGCCTTAAGAGTTGTTCTGGCTGATGACAAAGAAACAGTTCAGAAGCACGATTTAAACAAACTTAAATCTATATCAGCTGAAGCTCCCCTTGGTATTGCAAATGAATTAGCTGCTTTTCGCACCGTTATTGCATTATGTGTGATTGCACTGGGACATTTCCCAACCAAAATCATGGAAGACGAATCCCTGTTGAGTAAAGGTGTTTCAGATTCTACTCAGCTGGCTATCCAATTCAGAATTCAGAAAAAATCGGTGATTATAGACGTGATGAGAGATCTCACAAAGAGGGTGAAGTTTCTTGCATCAAAAGAAACCGTCGCCACTAAAGGCTGA
- the LOC126596807 gene encoding uncharacterized protein LOC126596807, which yields MENKNITTKATGKNNDDNGSMDEEGTYSYMAVPIHSQVMKIKQEFEKIKHPSLQQPAETRLRRVLLRESTRQRSRSRLGLAA from the coding sequence ATGGAGAACAAGAACATCACCACCAAGGCGACGGGCAAAAACAACGACGACAACGGGAGCATGGACGAAGAGGGGACATACAGCTACATGGCTGTCCCAATTCACAGCCAAGTGATGAAGATCAAGCAAGAGTTTGAGAAGATCAAGCACCCGTCTCTGCAGCAGCCTGCAGAGACGAGGCTGAGAAGGGTGCTTCTCCGCGAGAGTACGCGCCAGCGCTCGCGTTCGCGGCTCGGGTTGGCTGCATAG
- the LOC126596978 gene encoding nudix hydrolase 17, mitochondrial-like yields the protein MMTCLVSRTGRELQRYNMGRRQVVGCIPYRYKDGSDELEVLVITSQKGNAFMFPKGGWELDESVEEAASRESLEEAGVLGNVECQLGKWCFMSKSQETYYEGYMFPLFVKEQLDLWPEKNVRQRIWMTAAKAREACQHWWMKEALDILVERLTSEQKQGEENVLACSFN from the exons ATGATGACTTGTTTAGTTTCTCGGACAGGAAGGGAATTGCAGAGGTACAACATGGGCCGCCGGCAAGTCGTAGG ATGCATACCTTATAGATACAAAGATGGCAGTGATGAATTGGAAGTTCTTGTGATCACTTCACAGAAAGGCAATGCATTTATGTTCCCTAAg GGGGGTTGGGAACTTGATGAATCCGTAGAAGAAGCTGCTTCAAGAGAGTCACTAGAAGAAGCAGGTGTTTTAGGCAATGTTGAG TGTCAATTGGGAAAATGGTGTTTCATGAGCAAAAGCCAAGAGACATATTATGAAGGGTACATGTTTCCCTTGTTTGTCAAGGAGCAACTAGATCTTTGGCCTGAGAAGAATGTACGACAAAGAATATGG ATGACTGCAGCGAAAGCGAGAGAGGCATGCCAACATTGGTGGATGAAGGAAGCGTTGGACATTTTGGTCGAACGGCTTACCTCGGAACAAAAACAAGGGGAGGAGAATGTACTGGCTTGTTCTTTCAATTAA